Proteins encoded by one window of Epinephelus moara isolate mb chromosome 18, YSFRI_EMoa_1.0, whole genome shotgun sequence:
- the LOC126404993 gene encoding transmembrane protein 106A-like, which translates to MGAVPSRCDGVTGGMGSQYSGSDQDRDNQPILKKDDSRRHSSGETVHCPTCQGTGRIPRGQESKLVAVIPCNDQRLRPRHTKLYVAVSVGVCLLVSALVLFFLFPRSVLLSPVAVKSSFVYFTEDDVQINITNVLNITNNNFAVVQAYNLTVQALNFDMVVGTVSIKNVTSVQPLSVIMYSFVIPIKLTDPDLSNYCRKASLPVHILYLHLQMSMTVYYLAHYEQLSLETYEYIDCGANSTIPHSMQPPPT; encoded by the exons ATGGGGGCTGTTCCCAGCAGGTGTGATGGTGTCACTGGGGGGATGGGGTCTCAGTACAGTGGGAGCGACCAGGACAGGGACAACCAGCCTATACTTAAGAAGGATGACAGCAGGAGACACAGCTCTGGAGAGACGGTGCACTGTCCCACATGCCAGGGTACTGGACGTATACCTagag GTCAGGAGAGCAAGCTGGTGGCTGTCATCCCCTGTAATGACCAGAGGCTGAGACCCAGACACAC GAAGCTGTACGTTGCTGTGTCTGTTGGTGTGTGCCTCCTGGTCAGCGCCTTGGTTTTGTTCTTCCTGTTTCCTcgctctgtcctcctgtctccaGTAGCTGTCAAGTCATCCTTTGTTTACTTCACTGAAGACGACGTCCAAATTAACATCACG AATGTCCTAAACATCACCAACAACAACTTTGCCGTGGTGCAGGCCTACAATCTGACAGTGCAGGCCCTGAACTTCGACATGGTGGTGGGAACAGTTTCTATTAAGAACGTCACCTCTGTCCAGCCTCTGTCTGTCATAATG TATTCCTTTGTGATCCCCATCAAACTGACAGACCCTGATCTGAG TAACTACTGCAGGAAAGCTTCTCTGCCTGTCCACATTCTGTATCTGCATCTACA GATGTCTATGACAGTGTACTACCTGGCCCACTATGAGCAGCTCTCCCTGGAGACATATGAGTACATCGACTGTGGAGCAAACAGCACCATACCACACAGTATGCAGCCCCCACCCACCTGA